One Gemmatimonadota bacterium genomic region harbors:
- a CDS encoding helix-turn-helix transcriptional regulator: MATLRPIEFEILLSLVREERHGYAIIQDIAGRSGETVETGTLYRALQRLTEGDLARPVAQRRSGPGDDERRQYYAITSRGRQAASAEARRLSALVDAARDARLLPRAT; encoded by the coding sequence ATGGCAACACTCCGCCCCATCGAATTCGAGATCCTCCTCTCCCTCGTCCGGGAGGAGCGACACGGCTACGCCATCATCCAGGATATCGCCGGGCGCAGCGGCGAAACGGTCGAGACGGGGACACTCTACCGCGCGCTGCAACGATTGACCGAGGGCGACCTCGCGCGCCCGGTCGCACAGCGGCGGTCCGGACCGGGGGACGACGAGCGTCGCCAGTACTACGCGATCACCTCGAGGGGTCGCCAAGCAGCGAGCGCGGAAGCCCGACGACTCTCGGCCCTCGTCGACGCCGCCCGGGACGCGCGACTGCTCCCGCGTGCCACATGA
- a CDS encoding gluconate 2-dehydrogenase subunit 3 family protein yields MREADQQPGRSTSGTGVARRDVLRILAAAPLAVFAIACEDVDRAAQHASDSLAQAAKDGVPYVPQFYTATEFALARVLADRILPADERSGSASDAGVPEFLDFLMTAYPDMQEPMRKGLAWMDDATQSRFQKTFVACSPEEQSALLDEIAYPKRAADKVKDGVTFFSRFRDLTASGFWSSRIGVKDLQYLGNVPQTSWTGCPPEALAKLGVSYT; encoded by the coding sequence ATGAGGGAAGCAGATCAACAGCCAGGGCGAAGCACGAGCGGCACGGGGGTGGCGCGGCGCGATGTGCTGCGCATCCTTGCGGCGGCCCCGTTGGCGGTGTTCGCGATTGCGTGCGAGGACGTGGACCGGGCCGCGCAACATGCGAGCGATTCCCTCGCACAGGCGGCGAAGGACGGCGTGCCCTATGTGCCGCAGTTCTACACGGCGACGGAGTTCGCCCTCGCGCGGGTGCTTGCGGACCGCATCCTGCCTGCAGATGAACGCTCGGGGTCGGCAAGTGACGCGGGCGTCCCGGAGTTCCTGGACTTCCTCATGACGGCGTATCCCGACATGCAGGAGCCCATGCGCAAGGGACTTGCCTGGATGGACGACGCGACGCAGTCGCGCTTCCAGAAGACCTTCGTGGCCTGTTCGCCGGAGGAGCAGTCCGCCCTCCTGGACGAGATTGCGTACCCAAAGCGCGCAGCGGACAAGGTGAAAGACGGCGTCACCTTCTTCTCCCGTTTTCGCGACCTCACCGCCTCCGGCTTCTGGTCGAGCCGCATCGGCGTGAAGGACCTCCAGTACTTGGGGAACGTGCCGCAGACTTCATGGACCGGGTGTCCCCCGGAAGCGCTCGCCAAGCTCGGCGTCAGTTACACATGA
- a CDS encoding S9 family peptidase, with protein sequence MRLFRSLLLGLAFALPVVVVAQARPLAPADIFALAYAADPQVSGDGQWVAYVRQWSDPSTDRRHSNIWLVKADGSDHRPLTGGTFTEHSPRWSPDGTRLLYISNRGGSPQLYVRYMSTGEAFPVTNTRQPPGSPVWSADGTQVAYLALVPKPPLVIGTPLTPPPGAQWAAPPKYTENLVFRFDGVGEVPTGFVHAFVVAATGGAPRQVTSGDFNHGGTPYGGGSLAWTPDGSELVLPARRGERPEWNARESDLFAVNVQTGALRRLTDRFGPDASPAVSPDGQLIAWVGYDDRKQGYQNTLLYVMNRDGSGKRVISTKLDNSVSSPSWSADSKAIYGQVDERGTTKVMRFMLDGTHTVVASNLGGGTSAYSGGSYSVSRTGVVAYSMSTPNVPSEVAVASSASPAPRVVTALNASLLADRTIGEVEEIWYESSKDKRKIHGWIIKPPGFDARRKYPLILEIHGGPFANYGDRFDEEKQLMAAAGFVVLYTNPRGSTSYGEEFGNLIHHAYPGDDFHDLNAGVDAVIAKGYVDEKNLFVTGGSGGGVLTAWMIGHTDRFRAALAFYPVINWESFSLTADMAPSSVNNWFPGFPWDHPENYDKRSLLSVVKNVKTPTLIMTGEEDYRTPMSESEQYYKALKMRGVESVLVRVPEEPHGIRRRPSHEASKITTLKGWFDKYKAPVQ encoded by the coding sequence ATGCGCCTGTTCCGATCACTGTTGCTTGGTCTTGCCTTCGCCCTGCCAGTCGTCGTTGTGGCACAGGCGCGGCCCCTCGCCCCCGCCGACATCTTTGCGCTGGCCTACGCTGCCGACCCGCAGGTCAGCGGCGATGGGCAGTGGGTGGCCTATGTGCGGCAATGGAGTGACCCGTCGACCGACCGACGGCACAGCAACATCTGGTTGGTCAAGGCGGATGGCTCCGACCACCGCCCGCTCACCGGCGGCACCTTCACGGAACACTCCCCGCGCTGGTCCCCGGACGGCACCCGCCTCCTGTACATCTCGAACCGGGGCGGGTCGCCCCAGCTGTATGTCCGCTACATGTCAACGGGAGAGGCGTTCCCCGTGACAAACACGCGACAGCCGCCGGGCAGCCCGGTGTGGTCCGCCGACGGGACGCAGGTCGCCTATCTCGCCCTGGTGCCCAAGCCACCGCTGGTGATCGGGACGCCGCTGACGCCACCGCCGGGTGCACAGTGGGCGGCGCCGCCCAAGTACACCGAGAACCTCGTCTTTCGCTTCGACGGCGTCGGTGAAGTGCCGACAGGGTTCGTGCACGCGTTTGTGGTCGCCGCGACGGGCGGGGCACCACGCCAGGTCACCAGTGGTGACTTCAACCACGGCGGCACCCCGTATGGCGGCGGGTCGCTCGCATGGACACCGGATGGCAGCGAGCTCGTCCTCCCGGCACGTCGCGGTGAACGTCCGGAGTGGAACGCCCGCGAGAGCGACCTCTTCGCCGTCAACGTGCAGACCGGGGCGTTACGCCGCCTCACCGATCGCTTTGGTCCCGATGCATCGCCCGCAGTATCGCCCGACGGGCAGCTCATCGCCTGGGTGGGATACGACGACCGCAAGCAGGGGTATCAGAACACCCTGCTCTACGTGATGAATCGCGACGGGTCCGGCAAGCGCGTCATCTCCACCAAGCTCGACAACAGCGTTTCCAGCCCGTCATGGAGCGCGGACAGCAAGGCGATCTATGGACAGGTGGATGAGCGCGGGACCACGAAGGTCATGCGCTTCATGCTCGATGGCACGCACACGGTCGTGGCGTCGAACCTCGGCGGTGGCACCAGCGCCTACAGTGGTGGCAGCTACTCGGTCTCGCGCACCGGGGTCGTCGCCTACTCAATGAGTACGCCGAACGTGCCGAGTGAGGTCGCGGTGGCCAGCAGTGCGTCTCCCGCGCCTCGTGTGGTCACCGCCCTCAACGCCAGCCTGCTGGCCGACCGCACGATCGGTGAGGTGGAGGAGATCTGGTACGAGTCCTCGAAGGACAAGCGGAAGATCCATGGCTGGATCATCAAGCCCCCGGGCTTCGACGCACGCCGCAAGTATCCCCTGATCCTTGAGATCCACGGCGGACCATTTGCCAACTACGGCGACCGCTTTGACGAGGAGAAGCAGTTGATGGCCGCCGCCGGCTTCGTGGTGTTGTACACCAATCCGCGCGGCAGCACGAGTTATGGCGAGGAGTTCGGCAATTTGATTCACCACGCCTACCCGGGCGATGATTTCCACGACCTCAACGCCGGCGTGGACGCGGTGATCGCGAAGGGGTACGTCGACGAGAAGAACCTCTTCGTCACTGGAGGGAGCGGCGGCGGGGTGCTCACCGCGTGGATGATCGGGCACACGGATCGTTTCCGCGCCGCGCTCGCATTCTACCCGGTGATCAACTGGGAGAGTTTCTCGCTGACGGCCGACATGGCGCCGAGTTCGGTGAACAACTGGTTTCCCGGCTTTCCCTGGGACCATCCCGAGAACTATGACAAGCGGTCACTGCTCTCGGTGGTGAAGAACGTGAAGACCCCGACGTTGATCATGACGGGCGAAGAGGACTATCGCACGCCGATGTCCGAGTCCGAGCAGTACTACAAGGCGCTCAAGATGCGGGGCGTCGAGTCAGTGCTGGTCCGCGTGCCGGAGGAACCGCACGGCATCCGCCGTCGTCCGAGTCACGAGGCGTCGAAGATCACGACGCTGAAGGGGTGGTTCGACAAGTACAAGGCGCCCGTGCAGTAG
- a CDS encoding prolyl-tRNA synthetase associated domain-containing protein — MDAESPIVTVPQAEVDRAICETLAQWGIAYTRFDHPPVFTCAEADVHVPSAADALQTKNLFLRDKKGGRHWLVITSCEKRVDIRALGDQLGVGRLSFGSPERLMKYLGVTPGAVTLLALAHPGAREVELVVDAAARDVPWRCHPMVNTATLVLDPAACAAFLARTGHVPGYHAIPELDASGS; from the coding sequence ATGGACGCGGAGTCCCCGATCGTGACGGTGCCGCAGGCCGAGGTGGACCGCGCCATCTGCGAGACGCTTGCGCAGTGGGGCATTGCGTACACGCGGTTCGATCATCCGCCGGTCTTCACCTGCGCGGAGGCGGACGTTCATGTGCCGAGCGCTGCCGATGCGCTGCAGACGAAGAATCTCTTCCTGCGCGACAAGAAGGGGGGGCGGCACTGGCTGGTCATCACCTCGTGCGAGAAGCGGGTGGACATCCGGGCGCTGGGGGATCAGCTGGGAGTCGGTCGCCTGTCGTTCGGTTCGCCCGAACGTCTCATGAAGTACCTGGGCGTGACGCCGGGGGCAGTGACCCTCCTCGCCCTCGCCCATCCCGGGGCGCGAGAGGTGGAGTTGGTGGTCGACGCTGCCGCGCGCGACGTCCCGTGGCGATGCCACCCCATGGTGAACACGGCGACCCTGGTGCTTGATCCGGCCGCGTGCGCCGCTTTCCTCGCGCGGACCGGCCACGTTCCCGGTTACCACGCGATCCCGGAGCTCGACGCTTCCGGGAGTTGA